In the Pontibacillus sp. HMF3514 genome, CCAGAGCCGATGCATCAACAACAACAATCAAGTGATTCTAAAAAGCAAAATGTAGTTAGCTTAAAAAGTATGCAACAGTCTTCTAAGGTTGTCCTTTGCGAGCCACGTACGTATAATGAAGCCCAAGAGATTGCTGATAATCTTGTAAATCGTAAAGCTGTTGTGATCAACCTTCAGCGTGTAGACCATCAACAAGCAAAACGTATTGTAGATTTTTTAAGCGGAACGGTGTATGCTATTGGTGGAGATATTCAAAAACTTGGCGCTCAAACATTCCTATGCACACCTGAGAATGTCGATGTTTCTGGTACAATATCAGAAGTCATGAATGAGAGCGATGATTTTTAGAAAAGGTGGTTAACGATTTTGACTGGTATTTTACTAACGATATTAGAGCTTGTAGACTTACTACTAACTGGCTATTTCTTTGCATTGATCGGTTACATACTTATGTCTTGGTTTCCAGGAGCACGGGACTCATCAATTGGAAACTTCCTAACAAAGATTTGTGAACCTTATTTAGAACCTTTCCGTAAAGTAATCCCTCCAATTGGCATGATTGATATTTCACCAATTGTGGCGATTTTCGTGTTGCAGTTTGCACAAGGTTCCGGATTGCATGCCCTAGGGCAACTTATCATAAACCTAACAAGCTGATGGAGAATCATGGAGACATGATCTCCTTTTTCATTTAGAGAGAATTTAAGGAGTAAAGCTTATGGAGATTTATCAGCACTTTCGAAAAGAGGAGCAGCCGTTCATTGATCAGGTTTTATCCTGGCAGGAAGATGTAGAGCGGATGTATCAGCGGAAGCTGACAGACTTTCTTGATCCTCGTCAACAGAAAATCTTTAGTACGATTATTGGGAATCATGATGATTTTTTATTGAGAGATTATGGTGGAACATCAACTGCAGAACGGAAAAGGATGATCCTGGCTCCTTATTATGAGGAGATTGAAACAGATGATTTTCAGGTGACATTACTTGAAGCAAAGTATCCAAGTAAGTTTGTAACACTTGAGCATAAGGATGTCCTCGGAGCATTCATGTCCCTTGGTGTTAAACGAAGTAAACTAGGAGATTTGATTGTTACAGAGGATACCATTCAA is a window encoding:
- a CDS encoding cell division protein SepF, coding for MSLKNKLRNFFIEDEYEYIETEEEAEGPEPMHQQQQSSDSKKQNVVSLKSMQQSSKVVLCEPRTYNEAQEIADNLVNRKAVVINLQRVDHQQAKRIVDFLSGTVYAIGGDIQKLGAQTFLCTPENVDVSGTISEVMNESDDF
- a CDS encoding YggT family protein, with the protein product MLLTILELVDLLLTGYFFALIGYILMSWFPGARDSSIGNFLTKICEPYLEPFRKVIPPIGMIDISPIVAIFVLQFAQGSGLHALGQLIINLTS
- a CDS encoding RNA-binding protein, with product MEIYQHFRKEEQPFIDQVLSWQEDVERMYQRKLTDFLDPRQQKIFSTIIGNHDDFLLRDYGGTSTAERKRMILAPYYEEIETDDFQVTLLEAKYPSKFVTLEHKDVLGAFMSLGVKRSKLGDLIVTEDTIQILVASEIVTYVQMNLTGIKKAGVQFEEKPHEHLLESTEEWSESTGTVASLRLDIILKEIYNLSRQKASLYIEKGLVKVNFQTVDNPAFLLEEGDMISVRGKGRSQLNSIEGKTKKEKWRIVTSQLK